From Candidatus Methylomirabilota bacterium, a single genomic window includes:
- a CDS encoding class I SAM-dependent methyltransferase, with protein sequence MKGDAARAQRALAEGGGHEGLSPTLVAWLSTEPLATGTVLDVGTGTGRLALALAPKARRVLGIDTDAGALVEARRRARRAGVGNVLFVVGDAERVDYRTLGRPDLVVAHLCMSDAIIERAAAGVSRGSVLAFAAFHVDQWQETGRVSRFAYDEERARAALETAGFRVEDLEVERDVARFESAESALQATARFRPKWEADGRWPAWERFLAEGGRTLTESRLVIRARREERS encoded by the coding sequence ATGAAAGGAGACGCGGCCCGGGCGCAGCGGGCCCTCGCCGAGGGCGGCGGGCACGAGGGGCTCTCCCCCACCTTGGTCGCCTGGCTGAGCACCGAGCCGCTCGCCACCGGAACCGTGCTCGACGTGGGCACCGGGACCGGCCGGCTCGCCCTGGCGCTGGCGCCGAAGGCGCGGCGGGTCCTGGGGATCGACACGGACGCGGGGGCCCTCGTCGAGGCCCGCCGACGCGCCCGGCGAGCGGGAGTCGGTAACGTCCTCTTCGTCGTGGGCGACGCCGAGCGAGTCGACTACCGGACGCTGGGACGCCCCGACCTCGTCGTGGCTCACCTCTGCATGTCGGACGCCATCATCGAGCGGGCGGCCGCGGGAGTGTCCCGTGGGAGTGTGCTCGCGTTCGCCGCCTTCCACGTGGACCAGTGGCAGGAGACGGGACGGGTCTCCCGCTTCGCCTACGATGAGGAGCGTGCTCGGGCGGCCCTCGAGACGGCCGGGTTCCGGGTCGAGGACCTCGAGGTCGAGCGGGACGTCGCGCGCTTCGAGTCGGCAGAGTCGGCGCTTCAGGCGACGGCACGGTTCCGCCCGAAGTGGGAAGCCGACGGCCGCTGGCCGGCCTGGGAGCGCTTTCTCGCCGAGGGCGGCCGAACGCTCACCGAGAGCCGCCTGGTGATCCGGGCCCGTCGCGAGGAGCGCTCGTGA